One stretch of Xiphophorus maculatus strain JP 163 A chromosome 19, X_maculatus-5.0-male, whole genome shotgun sequence DNA includes these proteins:
- the LOC111612181 gene encoding alpha-(1,3)-fucosyltransferase 9-like has translation MELTGQSKPSGSFHKILRLVMFSVFILGCIVTAFFMYYKPSPTFLNHLLESSDSTRNIQHVDTETNYKNMTIVLVWLWPFGQTCEMNICSSAFNIEGCFITADRKFYNKSDGVVIHHRDIAGDLSNLPKLQRPPLQKWIWMNFESPSNSGQLPGINNLFNLTLNYRRDSDIQVPSGSILAADTVEDFVPPSKNKLVCWMVSNWSPNHVRSKYYNELRNHVNIQTYGRAFNNYIADKDYIPTMSSCKFYLSFENSIHKDYITEKLYIPLSLGTVPVVLGTTRENYENFVPRDAFIHVEDFKSPKELADYLLLLDKNEELYLGYFKWRRHFKVNRPHFWAEHTCKACDYLRQHKEYRAFNNLNKWYWG, from the exons ATGGAGCTAACAG GACAGAGCAAACCATCGGGATCTTTTCACAAAATCCTCAGACTGGTtatgttcagtgtttttattcttgGATGTATTGTGACTGCCTTTTTCATGTACTATAAACCATCCCCCACTTTCTTAAACCATCTATTAGAGTCATCAGATTCCACAAGGAACATCCAGCATGTTGATACTGAAACcaattacaaaaacatgactatAGTTCTTGTTTGGTTGTGGCCCTTTGGTCAAACCTGTGAAATGAACATCTGCAGCTCTGCCTTCAACATCGAGGGCTGCTTCATTACAGCAGACAGAAAGTTCTACAACAAATCGGACGGAGTCGTCATCCATCACAGAGACATTGCTGGGGACCTGTCCAACTTGCCAAAATTACAGAGGCCTCCGCTCCAGAAATGGATCTGGATGAACTTTGAGTCACCGTCAAATTCAGGCCAGCTTCCCGGGATTAATAACTTGTTCAATCTGACTCTCAATTACCGTCGAGATTCCGACATCCAAGTGCCTTCTGGGTCTATTCTAGCAGCAGATACTGTGGAGGACTTCGTACCaccaagcaaaaacaaactggtCTGCTGGATGGTCAGCAACTGGAGCCCTAATCACGTGAGgtcaaaatattacaatgaGTTGAGAAACCATGTTAACATACAAACTTATGGACGTGCCTTTAACAACTACATCGCTGACAAAGATTACATCCCTACTATGTCCAGTTGTAAGTTTTATTTGTCCTTTGAGAACTCAATCCACAAGGACTACATCACTGAAAAACTATACATCCCCCTCTCTCTGGGCACAGTGCCAGTGGTTCTTGGCACAACCAGAGAAAACTATGAGAACTTTGTTCCAAGAGATGCTTTTATCCATGTGGAAGATTTTAAGTCACCCAAAGAGCTGGCTGACTATCTGCTTCTTCTGGACAAGAACGAAGAACTGTACCTTGGGTACTTTAAATGGAGAAGGCACTTTAAAGTAAACAGACCCCATTTCTGGGCAGAGCACACATGTAAGGCCTGTGATTACCTGAGACAACACAAAGAATACAGGGCATTCAATAACCTTAACAAGTGGTACTGGGGCTGA